Proteins encoded by one window of Phosphitispora fastidiosa:
- a CDS encoding TolC family protein encodes AANADFSIAEAGVRLARANRVPDLNVGPSIRRLEATNDMAAVFSVSIPIPVFNNGRAAIAQATAQRTQADAQRRVTALDIEQAITDAQ; translated from the coding sequence GCAGCCAACGCGGATTTCTCCATTGCCGAAGCCGGCGTGCGGCTCGCGCGCGCCAATCGCGTGCCTGACCTGAACGTCGGGCCGTCGATCCGCCGCCTGGAAGCGACCAACGACATGGCGGCGGTGTTCAGCGTGTCGATCCCGATCCCGGTGTTCAACAATGGTCGCGCCGCGATTGCGCAGGCGACCGCGCAGCGGACCCAGGCGGATGCGCAGCGCCGCGTGACCGCGCTCGACATCGAACAGGCGATCACGGACGCGCAGG